From the genome of Triticum aestivum cultivar Chinese Spring chromosome 1A, IWGSC CS RefSeq v2.1, whole genome shotgun sequence:
CACTTTTAGAATCGTCCGTGGAATAATCCTTCGGTCACTTAGTCCAACCCCAACTAGCGATGCATTCGTCCGATTTTCTCCATTTGGGTCCGTGCGGACAAAAACCGTGGCCCAACAGAAAGACCCATTCCCATTTTTGTTGAGTCCTTCCGGACCAATTTCCGTCCCAAATTTTCTCGTCATTTGGGTTCAAAGCGGACCCAAACCGGACGTTCTTTGTGTCCTCCGCGTCCGGATGTGTCCGCTGCTTCCAGGCCCTGGCCGGTCTGTCATCGAAACAAGGGGGACCCACCCCACCCATCtatcctccttctctctctctccccaacGACGCGATGGGCGTGGCGGCTCCAATGGCGACTCGTCAGCGCAAGGTAAGGCGGGGCGGAGACACGACGGCGCAGAAAGGCAAGGCTGGTTGGCGGCGTGGGCGCTCGGGGCCACTCCGTCGCCCAGCTCCATGGCACTGCCAGCGCACACGTGGCAACGAGCGGGCAGTCGGCGACAGACGCAGCTGAAGTGAGGGAGATGAGCTCTGCGCCATTGGCACGAGCGCGGGCAGCTTGTCGGAGGCAGCATACTTGGAGAGTAGCACAAGGGCAGCGAGCCAGCGACTGCTTGAGGCCAGGATCCGGTACAGCGTGGGGTGATCTGAACGGTGGTGCGGTTGAGGAGGCCGGCGTCAACAGCGATGGTTTCAGCCGTTGGCGGCGTACTACGGTGGCGGCGGTGCTCCTTCCTTCtcgagaagagaagagagagggagGTGAGATGAGGAAGAGAAAGAGGGAAGCAAGCAGAGCAGAAGAGAGCAGGCGGCTGCAACCTGGTGCTGTTGTGGGTCACCGGAGGAGCCAAAGGCGACCGTGCCGAGTGGCTCGGGCTGTTCTCGGGCGCGTGGAGGTGGTTTGCCGGCATGGCCGCGGTGCTCCTCTCGGAAAGTGATACCGAGGCTTCAACAAAACCGTGTCTGTTTCAATTGGGTCTTCCGCGTTTGGTACATCGGTGGTGTCCGGCTGTCCGGCCGCATCCGGTTTCCGTTTTAGCGACCCAAAATCCGTGTTTGTTTGGGTCGCTGCATTGAAGTTGGCCTTGTGCTATTCGACAATATGCTCAGCGCACTCTATAACTCACATAGCATGCTATTACATGTGTCATTGTATTTGGTACACCGTGTGCAATATGTTTTTTCTGGTGACTATATATCTACTATCTAACCAAGTATAAAGCTTCTTCAAAAGGTTTAATCATGTGCATGGTGTTCCCGTGGAAATGGATGGGAATCATCTTAGTGTCTATTAACAACTCATACGATATTACTAACATTTACAAGAAAAAACATAATTGATGAGTCATGTATGCTTGTTCATCTTACCATCATATTACACAAAACTACGAAGTTAGTTTAGAAAGAAGCAGTCTAGAACAATCTTCACATTAATAGCATGATCTGTCTTAACAACGCCAAGCAAGACTACAAACTTAGTTCCCCACAAGCTATGCCAACCTGGATGTGCCTAACAACTTGTAGAACATTATGAACTTAGTTTTAGAAAGGGGATGTAATCtagataagtgttttgcatgtaaAATGAATATGATGAGTCATTTGGATTATCAAGCTTTCCTGACACTCCATGGATGTGTGCTACCAGAAAGCAACTTTGGCGATCAATCCAAAAATTACACTTGTAAGTAGCGCCACCGAACAAAACATACCAAAGAATCAGTTTGATACGAGTAGAGGAACTTTACAAGAAAGCAAATGTGAAGACGAAGAGAAATCATTTCATGGCCGCTATAAATAGCCATACACCATGAAGACCCCCTCCCATCCTCCATCCTTCACACATTTGGAGCACAAACATTCACACTAAACAATCAAGAGTAACCAAAAATCCACCATGAAGATCTTCTTGGTCTTTGCCCTCCTCGTTGTATCAACGATCATCACCACCGCGACCGCGCAGCTCGACCCTAGCATCCATGTACAAGAAAGGCCACAACAATCGTTTCCGCAGCAGCAACCACTTACCCAACAACAACCATTCCCGCTGCAAGAGCCACAACAACCACTATTCCAGCAACAACAACCGTATCCACAACAGTCACTTCGCCAACAACAACTTCCCCAGCAACATTTATTTCCGCAGCAACCGCCGCAACAACAATTTCCATAGTAGATGCCACTTCCGCATCAACAAcaaatattcccgcaacaacaACAACCCCCACAACAACAACCATTTTACCAATATCAACAACCATTAACACAACAACCATACACGCGAGAGCAACCATTGCCACAACAACAACCTTCTGTGGAGGAAAACCAACAATTGAACTTGTGCAAGGAGTTCCTGCTGCAGCAGTGCAACCCGGAGGAGAAAGTGTCATTACTGCAGTCAATGATCCCGTTCCTCCGACCAAAGACCTCGCAACAGAACAACTGCCAGTTGAAGCGGCAACAATGTTGTCGACAACTTGCACATATCAGCGAGCCGTCCCGATGTCCGGCCATCCACAACATTGTGCACGCCATCAtcatgcaacaacaacaacaacatgtgGATAGAGGTTTCGTCCAGCCTCAACCACAACAGTTGGGCCAGGGAATGCCCATGCAGCCTCAACATCAATTGGGCCAGGGCTTAAGCCTACCTCAACAACTAGCCCAGTTCAAGTTGGTTAGGTTACTTGTGATTCAGACCTTGCCTATGTTATGCAATGTGCATGTCCCATCTGATTGCTACACCATTAGTGCACCATTTGGTGGCATCACTGCCTACAACGGTGGACAATGAAATCACAAGAGTTGTACTACTATATAGATGGAACTTCATTGTTTACTCGATTGGACGATCGATGTAGCAATGGAAAAATAAAATGTCATGCACCATCATATGCGTGACTGACACCAATACAAGTTCAAATTTGGGAATAAAGGCAAACAAAATATTGCACGTCATGCCCATCTAATTCAATAGGAACTGCAATCCATCAATTCCATATCAATATTTCACAAGTATATCAACTCAGGCTCAGCGTGCAATGTGAAAAAAGGAGCCTCTTGATCCGGAAAATTTAGTTCAGGGATCTCGCGCCCCTAATCACCCCCAGCCACCAAAGTCCATCGACGGCTGCCAGGAGGTATGATCTCAGGGTCATGTCCTGGGTCGATGAGTTGTACCAGCATGTGTCGCCGTGTGACCTTTTCCAAAAAATGTGTCCGTGTGTGGGTTCATTGTATAGGAATGGGTCCCAGAGGGCGGTGTGTGTGCGAATGGCTTTAAAGGCCAGGACCATCTGCTTCGAGAGGCATGTCAATGAATGAATGTTCTGAATCCCATCTGTGTTCTTTTGGTCCTCACCTCCTTTCTCTGATTCCTCACTCCAATTCTCTCAAAATATCCCAAATCTATCCAAATACCGAGCTCATTTGTGCGATCTCGATCAACGACCGGGTCGTGACACTCAGCGATGGAGCGGAGGGACACGTCCGAGGGAGGAGGCGTTGCTCATAGGGTGGCATGAGGCTCACACTGGCTCGATCGCGGATTTGTGGTGGAGGGCGTGGTCATGGCCACGGCGTCATCATGTGCGTCCATGTATGGGCACGAGGCTGAGCCGTTCCTCCTCAGTACTGGCTGTTGCGCTAGCCTGGGCACCTCCTCGTTCCCAACCCATCCTCACCCATGCAGCCATCGGCATGGCCGCCCGTAATTGCAGTGGTGAGCGGCGCCGGGAGTAGGGGTCATGTCGTAGGGCGTCTTGTTGGGACCTACCCGGACgaacctctctctttctctctctctctctctctctctctctctctctctctctctctctctctctctctctctatcggaCGGAGATGGAAGATGAAGAGGACACTGGATTTTTCTCCGGCGACCAACGCCATGCCGCACGAACGGGCCCAATCGGCTTACTGCTGGCCGATAGGcgccatttttctttttctgtttttgcttttagttgttgttttctatttattctagcTATCAAATGAATTTGGTTTGTGTTGAAACTTTTTACATAAATTACAAGCAATATTAACAAGCCACatgtaaattttcataatttttggaagaTCATATATTTACAATTGTATTTGATAGCTTCTGGTGAATATAGATAGGATTTAAATTTATTTATCCtaattgattttttttatttttataaagttaAAATATTGAGGAGAATGGTTTACACATTTTTGTGAAACAATTTGAGAAAACTTTTTTggcttttgcatttgaacttgagccaagttcaaatgcaaaagccAAAAAAGTTTTCTCAAATTGTTTCACAAAAATGTGTAAACTATTCTCCTCGATATTTTAACATTTATAAAAAAATAATCAATTTGGATAAATAAATTTAAACCCTATCTATATTCACCAGGAGCTATCAAATAAAATTGTAAATATGTGATGttccaaaaattaggaaaatttatATGTGGCTTGTTAATATTGCTAATaatttatgcaaaaagtttcaacacaaACCAAATTCATTTGATAGCTAGAATAAATTGAATACAACAACTAAAAccaaaaacaataaaaaaaaatGGGCACATGCACCTATCGGCCAGCAGTAAGCCGACTGGGACTCTGGCTGACTAGATCTTGACGGTCCCAAATCGGCCATCTGGTAGCCGACAGGGCACTTATCGGCTTCCTCCTGGCCGATTGGACCCAGTTGGCTACCAGATGGCCGACTATGTAttattttaaaaataataattttagAGTAATATTTCTTAAAATTAATTAAAAATGTATTATTTTTAGAAAATTAGCTCTTTCTTAGAGCTCAAACTCTGGCACACATACATGGAGACCGCCATATGGTGAGCACACATACGCTCCCAGGGGCGACATCTCTCTCCCTGGCTCCTATACCCTCTACACAACAATACATGGGTTATATAGCCGGACTCGCACCAGgtgttagagcatcttcagccgttcggccccccagaaCGTCGAAAAAGCGTTGTCTAGGGCTGAACCAACGTATCTTTTAGGTGTGGGGGGGATTGTGTTTCCAGTCGCCGCCCCCAAGTCGCCCCCCAAATTGGCGCAAACAGGGCGCAAAGTCAGCGATTTGATACAAATTTACACAAACACAGCATAAACTCGGTGATTTTCATTCAGATTTGAACAAAAAAATAGAGAAGAACTACACCTACCCTAGCCTAGCCTACTACACCGTTGCTGCCTTCTACATCCTGAGAAGCCTGTAGAAacgggtgtagtcgccgccgccgtcgttgtcgtcatcgCGCGCCCTGCTGGACGGCCCTGCTGCACCCCTGGCCAGGGTCGCCGACACGCGGTGGGGCGCTGGACggcccggcctcgtcctcctcgtcgctgtcgaggacgatgacgccgccctcCTCGCGCTCACGGCGCCGGGCCTGGAGCTCCTTGTATGCTCGGCGCTGGTGGCACACCAGCTCACGGAGGTAGTCCTCCTTTGCCTATTTTAGAGCGGTCTCGTCGTTGCGGGCTCCCACGCCGACGTGCTCCGGCTGCaggcccggtgtcggtgtcaaaaccggcggatctcgggtagggggtcccgaactgtgcgtctaaggtggatggtaacaggaggcaggggacacgatgttttacccaggttcgggccctcttgatggaggtaaaacctacgtcctgcttgatttattcttgatgatatgagtattacaagagttgatctaccacgagatcgaagaggctaaaccctagaagctagcctatggtatgattgtatgttgtcctatggactaaaaccctccgatttatatagacaccggagggggctagggttacacaaggtcggttacaagggagaagatatacatatccgtattgcctaagcttgcgttccacgccaagtagagtcccatccagacacgagacgaagtcttcaatcttgtatctttatagtccaacagtccggccaaaggatataatccggctgtccggagaccccctaatccaagactcgctcagtagcccccgaaccagacttcaatgacgatgagtccggcacgcagtgttgtcttcggcattgcaaggcgggttcttatccaattttcaagtgttcgtaagcagtgtccggctccataaatgttgaacctcttggcttctgtgcccaacaagggctttctcccacgcgtcgaatgaatacgaggcaccagggcatttttacattcgcccccctaaccggataaataaattgtctattaaagggatggggattcttagatccgatccataccatcctcccccagcaagaatccatcagagcgcgtttcggaaagatccattccagcatggccgacctccgcagctcctcctcccgcccccgtagccctaagcccggtgattgggagaggtgttcagtcccgtacagtcgattagtcgaactgcagactaagggatttcgcCCTCCGGTGTATATGGTGCCCGtttgagccgggcttgccacctacaatggcggggagcaagcggagagcttttcatgtccctccatgggggaacgggtttgccttgttccttatttactaaggggactcggatttccaattcatccgtttctccgcgggctcctggagttctatggactccaattacacaatctcacccctgcgTCCATTCTACATGTCGTCG
Proteins encoded in this window:
- the LOC123062682 gene encoding gamma-hordein-3 — protein: MPLPHQQQIFPQQQQPPQQQPFYQYQQPLTQQPYTREQPLPQQQPSVEENQQLNLCKEFLLQQCNPEEKVSLLQSMIPFLRPKTSQQNNCQLKRQQCCRQLAHISEPSRCPAIHNIVHAIIMQQQQQHVDRGFVQPQPQQLGQGMPMQPQHQLGQGLSLPQQLAQFKLVRLLVIQTLPMLCNVHVPSDCYTISAPFGGITAYNGGQ